One genomic region from Microcoleus sp. AS-A8 encodes:
- the folB gene encoding dihydroneopterin aldolase yields MDCIQLTGIRCYGYTGYLAEEQVLGQWFELDLTLWIDLAPAGESDDITETLDYRHAIEKVKQLVKTSKFALVEKLASVIATTLLELQPVQQVRVQLTKPAAPIPDFGGKITIDITRTR; encoded by the coding sequence ATGGACTGTATTCAATTAACTGGAATTCGTTGCTACGGGTACACCGGCTACTTAGCAGAGGAGCAAGTACTCGGACAATGGTTTGAGCTTGACCTAACCTTGTGGATAGATTTAGCACCCGCTGGAGAGAGTGACGACATTACCGAGACGCTGGACTATCGCCATGCGATCGAGAAAGTCAAGCAGCTAGTGAAAACCTCAAAGTTTGCCTTGGTGGAAAAATTGGCAAGCGTGATCGCCACTACCCTATTAGAATTACAGCCAGTGCAGCAAGTTCGAGTGCAGTTAACCAAACCGGCTGCCCCTATCCCCGACTTTGGCGGTAAAATTACGATTGACATCACCCGAACACGTTAG
- the prfC gene encoding peptide chain release factor 3 codes for MSTEIQAELQAAVERRRNFAIISHPDAGKTTLTEKLLLYGGAIHEAGAVKARRSQRKATSDWMEMEQQRGISITSTVLQFEYQNCQINLLDTPGHQDFSEDTYRTLAAADNAVMLIDAAKGLEPQTRKLFEVCRMRKLPIFTFVNKLDRPGREPLELLDEIEQELGLQTYAVNWPIGMGDRFKGVFDRCHQQIHLFERSAHGAREAKDTVVNLGDPRIEALLEQDLYYQLKEELELIEGIGPELDLEQVHQGQMTPVFFGSAMTNFGVQLFLDSFLDYALKPYARNSSEGTIPLEYPEFTGFVFKLQANMDSKHRDRVAFVRVCTGKFEKDMTVNHARTGKIVRLSRPQKLFAQDRESIDVAYPGDVIGLNNPGVFAIGDTIYNGKKLEYEGIPCFSPELFAYLRNPNPSKFKQFHKGVTELREEGAVQIMYSVDEAKRDPILAAVGQLQFEVVQFRMQNEYGVETRLEALPYSVARWVTGGWDALDKVGRLFNTVIVKDNWGRPVLLFKNEWNLNQVMEDHPELKLSAIAPVASGHEPVAL; via the coding sequence ATGTCCACTGAAATTCAGGCTGAACTGCAAGCTGCTGTTGAACGTCGGCGCAACTTTGCAATTATTTCCCACCCGGACGCGGGTAAAACAACGCTGACCGAAAAACTGTTGCTCTACGGAGGTGCAATTCACGAAGCGGGTGCAGTGAAGGCACGTCGATCACAGCGTAAGGCAACTTCTGACTGGATGGAAATGGAGCAACAACGGGGAATTTCCATTACCTCGACAGTGTTGCAGTTCGAGTATCAGAATTGCCAGATTAATTTACTCGATACGCCCGGTCACCAAGATTTTAGTGAAGATACCTATCGCACGCTAGCGGCAGCCGATAATGCGGTGATGCTGATTGACGCGGCTAAAGGTTTGGAACCCCAAACCCGGAAGCTGTTTGAAGTCTGCCGGATGCGGAAACTGCCCATCTTCACCTTTGTCAACAAACTCGACCGTCCAGGGCGTGAACCGTTGGAACTGCTGGACGAAATTGAGCAGGAACTGGGATTGCAGACTTACGCAGTCAACTGGCCGATTGGCATGGGCGATCGCTTCAAGGGTGTCTTTGACCGCTGCCATCAGCAAATTCACCTGTTTGAACGCAGTGCTCACGGGGCGCGGGAAGCGAAAGATACCGTCGTCAATTTAGGTGACCCCCGGATCGAAGCGCTGCTGGAGCAAGACCTATATTACCAACTCAAAGAAGAATTAGAACTGATTGAAGGCATTGGCCCAGAACTGGATTTAGAGCAAGTTCATCAAGGTCAGATGACGCCGGTGTTCTTTGGCAGTGCGATGACCAACTTTGGCGTCCAACTGTTTTTGGATTCCTTTTTGGATTATGCTCTGAAACCCTATGCCCGCAACTCCTCAGAAGGCACAATTCCCCTAGAATACCCAGAGTTTACCGGTTTTGTGTTCAAATTACAAGCGAACATGGACTCGAAGCACCGAGATAGAGTGGCGTTTGTGCGCGTTTGCACGGGGAAGTTTGAAAAAGACATGACCGTGAATCATGCCCGGACGGGTAAGATTGTGCGCTTATCCAGACCGCAAAAACTGTTTGCCCAAGACCGAGAATCCATTGATGTGGCTTATCCGGGAGATGTGATTGGTCTGAATAATCCGGGCGTTTTTGCGATCGGCGATACCATCTACAACGGCAAGAAATTAGAGTACGAAGGAATTCCCTGCTTTTCCCCAGAACTGTTTGCCTATCTGAGAAATCCCAACCCGTCTAAGTTCAAGCAATTCCACAAAGGGGTTACGGAGTTGCGGGAAGAAGGGGCAGTGCAAATTATGTACTCCGTGGATGAAGCCAAGCGTGACCCGATTTTGGCTGCCGTGGGACAACTGCAATTTGAAGTGGTGCAGTTCCGGATGCAGAATGAGTATGGCGTCGAGACTCGCTTAGAGGCATTACCTTACAGTGTCGCCCGTTGGGTCACTGGGGGCTGGGATGCCTTGGATAAAGTGGGGCGTTTGTTCAATACCGTGATTGTCAAAGACAACTGGGGACGGCCGGTGCTGTTATTTAAGAATGAATGGAATTTGAACCAAGTGATGGAAGACCATCCAGAGTTAAAGCTGAGTGCGATCGCACCCGTGGCTTCCGGTCACGAACCTGTGGCGTTGTAA
- a CDS encoding M48 family metalloprotease, translating into MSLQAGLNALNEGRYRDAVQMLKDFCQYYSQRGSKGYIQAQVGLVKAYHRLGDTEQAIALAKDLSTNDNPQVSSWAINALNSLSGTQTPKSAPAPMPKPSNPIQTASRAAQVGVKLTMASVAGNLALASGVTISLLVGMVLVLSLALVFILDSHNPTTGLAIALAITVIFNIAGFFLSPFLMDLTQRWLYNTRWVSIDEVARQSPEAARVIGRVCQQKKLKTPRLGIIDDQNPTAFTYGALPNSARLVVSQGLFTYLDDDEIATVYAHELGHIVHWDFAVMTLASTLVQITYLIYNFARRFGRGGNDKLKDAAGTAALVAYLFYIIGTYLVLYLSRTREYFADHFAAETTGNPNALSRALVKIAYGILEESKHSSEPSRLIEGTRALGIYDHKAAASTGTAYRVAAKPYQLGRVFLWDLFNPWAWWMELNSTHPLTGKRVRALSTYAEQLGLPTEFDMGRVVGEGKSLSKKKLYGSFVLDLLIFSAMPIGLFVGFALGIAVAGTMPMALVAFPIMGLGLGTLIRTFVMFPNFKAAPESDVLKLMSDPYASPLRGKPVKLQGELMGRGDAGYQFGSDLKLQDRTGMIFLHYASRFGPLGNFWFGMKRVKNLLGAQVGVTGWFRRGVGPWVDLTQFTTESGTIVNSFHRLWSFIFGGAAILVAVVLLVMSLPG; encoded by the coding sequence ATGTCACTCCAAGCTGGATTAAATGCCTTGAATGAAGGACGTTATCGAGATGCCGTTCAAATGCTGAAAGATTTCTGTCAGTATTACAGCCAACGAGGCTCTAAAGGGTATATCCAAGCTCAGGTAGGGCTGGTGAAAGCCTATCACCGCCTGGGCGATACCGAACAAGCGATCGCCCTCGCCAAAGATTTGAGTACAAATGACAACCCCCAAGTCAGTAGTTGGGCGATTAATGCTCTCAATTCCCTCAGTGGGACTCAAACACCCAAATCGGCTCCCGCCCCAATGCCGAAACCGTCCAATCCCATCCAAACAGCAAGCCGCGCCGCTCAAGTGGGTGTGAAGCTAACAATGGCGAGTGTAGCAGGGAATCTCGCCTTGGCTTCTGGCGTGACCATTTCCTTGCTAGTCGGCATGGTGTTGGTGTTATCGTTAGCGCTTGTGTTTATCCTGGATAGTCACAACCCCACCACAGGATTAGCGATCGCCTTAGCTATTACCGTCATCTTTAACATTGCGGGTTTTTTCCTCTCTCCCTTCCTCATGGACTTAACCCAGAGATGGCTTTACAACACCCGTTGGGTTTCCATAGACGAGGTGGCGCGTCAAAGTCCGGAAGCGGCGCGAGTCATTGGGCGGGTTTGTCAACAGAAAAAACTCAAAACCCCCCGACTGGGAATCATCGACGACCAGAACCCTACAGCCTTTACCTATGGCGCATTGCCCAACAGCGCTCGTTTAGTCGTCAGTCAGGGATTATTTACGTACCTGGATGATGATGAAATTGCCACCGTCTACGCCCACGAACTAGGACACATCGTCCACTGGGACTTTGCGGTGATGACGTTAGCCTCTACATTGGTGCAAATCACCTACCTGATTTACAACTTTGCGAGACGCTTCGGTCGCGGCGGCAACGATAAGCTGAAAGATGCGGCGGGGACGGCTGCCTTGGTTGCCTATCTGTTTTATATCATTGGGACTTACTTAGTTCTCTACCTGTCCCGGACACGAGAGTACTTTGCCGACCACTTTGCAGCAGAAACCACGGGTAATCCTAACGCCCTTTCCCGTGCCTTGGTGAAGATTGCTTACGGGATTTTAGAAGAAAGCAAACACTCCTCAGAACCCAGCCGTCTGATTGAAGGCACTCGCGCTTTAGGAATTTATGACCACAAAGCCGCCGCTAGCACGGGTACCGCTTATCGCGTTGCCGCCAAACCCTACCAACTGGGTCGAGTCTTTTTGTGGGATTTGTTTAACCCTTGGGCTTGGTGGATGGAGTTGAATTCGACTCACCCCTTAACGGGCAAGCGGGTACGTGCGTTGAGTACCTATGCAGAACAGTTGGGTTTACCCACCGAGTTTGACATGGGGCGCGTTGTGGGAGAGGGGAAAAGCCTGAGTAAGAAAAAGCTCTATGGTAGCTTTGTCCTCGATTTGCTGATCTTCTCAGCGATGCCGATTGGGTTGTTTGTGGGTTTCGCGCTGGGGATTGCGGTAGCGGGAACGATGCCTATGGCGCTGGTGGCTTTCCCCATCATGGGATTGGGATTAGGAACCTTAATCCGAACATTTGTGATGTTCCCCAACTTCAAGGCGGCACCGGAATCGGATGTGCTGAAGTTAATGTCTGACCCTTATGCGAGTCCGTTGCGGGGTAAGCCGGTCAAGCTGCAAGGTGAGTTGATGGGGCGTGGCGATGCCGGGTATCAGTTTGGGTCTGACTTGAAACTCCAAGACCGCACGGGTATGATTTTTCTGCATTATGCCTCTCGATTTGGCCCTCTGGGGAATTTCTGGTTTGGCATGAAGCGCGTGAAAAATCTATTAGGGGCGCAAGTTGGCGTCACGGGTTGGTTTCGGCGCGGTGTTGGCCCTTGGGTCGATTTGACTCAGTTTACTACAGAAAGTGGGACAATTGTCAATAGTTTCCACCGTCTCTGGTCGTTCATCTTTGGGGGGGCGGCGATTCTAGTGGCTGTGGTTTTACTGGTAATGAGTTTACCTGGATAG
- a CDS encoding S8 family serine peptidase: MINKRFFSGILLTSYILGVGSVSPLLLSAPSSAQTQASDELYYTFFEQKIPLTLRSDAIAVAFKPVGRTRGTRSNKPLHLQLQQDLQKGAGTRGSTRAGTLKVEVSPLGENYALVNLPSGTRSSPTAVQQQIQQQPYVETTLPVLSRTAAHSPSQHKRPQLIVLPNEILLNFKPGVSESEKQSILAANNLEMIRPLRFSENRYLVRSKTLTGTAVLGVANRLNSQAKVQSATPNFIQSLTNQSHSSLSIPAATLKPPKATWKLKNPLVSFFKADNPPIKTALLPVQWHLNSTPLATCLNQRREDKKGLMEYLTTCFSNRTLQAAKTSLPRTDMRVIDAWKNSNQGNGVVVAVLDTLIQWNHPDLAENLYNVGDIPDRLPGEVSGWDFVENDPDTRMSQNELTSLKGKFRDAFLATADELRQKYPDTFQEVEQENPEESVEEIANIVRYILLNSEVAGEFHGTMVAGVVTARPQDESGVVGVAPKAKLLPVRVLGLNGSFSVTAYLEGIGYAASRGADVINLSLGGRLPTQGEAELISEVLQANPKLVMVASAGNQNLDEIGFPAALPGVVAVGATNLAGNRAPYSNYGATHPLGQGVTLVAPGGDMSSPGLIGGILTTGGTWLDEFWQDLPTPGNWGPNQDTKGKYRWTQGTSFSSPAVAGAIALMKGEDSTRRLTREQLVSILKQTASYDGLAVNEDDGKVYRSQLAEKALPRSISQQQYFFGSGLVNADAAVKVVKQKLR, translated from the coding sequence ATGATTAATAAGCGATTTTTTTCGGGAATCTTATTAACAAGCTATATCTTGGGAGTAGGCAGTGTCTCCCCATTACTGTTATCCGCTCCTAGCTCAGCCCAAACCCAAGCCTCGGATGAGCTATATTACACCTTTTTTGAGCAAAAAATTCCTCTAACTCTGCGCTCAGATGCGATCGCCGTCGCCTTCAAACCGGTCGGTAGGACGCGAGGCACCCGAAGTAATAAACCCCTACATTTACAATTACAGCAAGACTTACAAAAAGGTGCCGGAACTCGTGGAAGCACCCGTGCAGGAACACTCAAAGTAGAAGTGAGTCCCCTGGGAGAGAACTATGCGCTAGTCAATTTGCCCTCCGGAACTCGCAGTTCCCCAACCGCCGTTCAACAGCAAATTCAGCAGCAACCCTATGTAGAAACAACGCTCCCCGTTCTCAGTCGCACCGCTGCTCATTCCCCGTCACAGCACAAACGCCCTCAACTGATTGTCCTGCCGAATGAAATTCTGCTCAACTTTAAGCCCGGAGTTTCTGAAAGCGAGAAACAATCCATCCTTGCGGCGAACAATCTAGAGATGATTCGACCCCTACGATTTAGTGAAAATCGCTACTTAGTTCGCTCAAAAACGCTTACCGGAACCGCTGTTCTCGGAGTCGCGAATCGGCTCAATAGCCAAGCTAAAGTGCAATCCGCCACACCTAATTTTATTCAATCTCTCACCAATCAAAGTCATTCATCCCTTTCAATCCCAGCGGCTACTTTAAAACCCCCCAAGGCCACTTGGAAATTAAAAAATCCCCTGGTGAGTTTTTTTAAAGCCGATAACCCGCCCATCAAAACGGCTCTACTTCCGGTGCAATGGCATCTCAATAGCACCCCTTTAGCAACGTGCTTAAATCAGCGTCGCGAGGACAAGAAGGGCTTGATGGAATATTTGACAACGTGCTTTAGTAATCGCACACTTCAAGCCGCGAAAACCTCCTTACCCCGCACTGATATGCGCGTTATAGATGCCTGGAAAAATAGTAATCAAGGGAATGGGGTGGTTGTCGCTGTACTCGACACTTTAATTCAGTGGAACCATCCTGACTTAGCCGAAAATCTCTACAACGTTGGTGATATTCCTGATCGATTACCGGGTGAAGTCAGCGGCTGGGATTTTGTCGAAAATGACCCCGACACTCGCATGAGCCAAAATGAGCTAACGAGCCTCAAAGGCAAATTTCGAGATGCATTTCTAGCCACCGCTGATGAGTTACGGCAAAAGTATCCCGATACCTTCCAAGAGGTGGAACAGGAAAATCCGGAAGAGTCGGTGGAAGAGATCGCCAACATTGTCCGTTACATCCTGTTGAATAGTGAAGTCGCCGGTGAGTTTCACGGCACTATGGTGGCTGGAGTTGTCACCGCACGTCCCCAGGACGAGTCAGGCGTGGTTGGTGTGGCACCCAAAGCCAAGCTTTTGCCGGTGCGGGTGTTGGGTTTAAATGGTAGTTTTTCGGTCACCGCCTACTTAGAAGGGATTGGCTACGCCGCTTCTAGGGGTGCGGATGTGATCAATCTTAGTTTGGGTGGGCGTCTCCCAACCCAAGGTGAAGCTGAACTGATTTCTGAAGTTCTGCAAGCCAATCCTAAGTTAGTCATGGTGGCTTCAGCAGGCAATCAAAATTTGGATGAAATTGGCTTTCCTGCTGCCTTGCCGGGTGTCGTTGCCGTTGGCGCAACCAACCTTGCCGGTAATCGTGCTCCTTATAGCAACTATGGAGCCACACATCCTTTGGGGCAAGGAGTGACCCTAGTAGCTCCCGGAGGAGATATGTCCTCGCCTGGGTTGATTGGCGGCATTCTGACAACCGGAGGGACTTGGTTAGATGAGTTCTGGCAAGATCTGCCTACGCCTGGTAATTGGGGGCCAAACCAGGACACGAAAGGGAAATATCGCTGGACACAAGGAACTTCGTTTTCATCGCCTGCGGTAGCGGGAGCGATCGCTTTAATGAAAGGAGAAGACTCAACTCGTCGCCTGACTCGCGAACAACTGGTTAGTATCTTGAAGCAAACGGCTAGTTATGATGGACTTGCTGTGAATGAGGACGATGGTAAGGTATATCGTTCGCAACTTGCAGAAAAAGCGCTTCCTCGCTCCATTTCTCAACAGCAATATTTCTTTGGCAGTGGATTGGTGAATGCGGATGCGGCGGTAAAGGTTGTGAAGCAAAAATTGCGATAG
- a CDS encoding DUF3531 family protein: MQVQFREFNPFDLWIWLKFSTVPSQMEKEYVEEVFNSWFLLGKLGGFDAENLQVQDVGLDISYMDYDEQIADNSMMALMHNKSEFEYQGTWGRCWFDLGTSDALAIDVLINALRQLAKEYVAIEQLIIGGENKDWSVGRDSRSMFYEAHQN; encoded by the coding sequence ATGCAGGTACAGTTTCGCGAGTTTAACCCCTTCGATTTGTGGATTTGGCTGAAGTTCAGCACCGTTCCCTCCCAAATGGAAAAAGAATATGTAGAAGAGGTTTTCAATTCCTGGTTTTTATTAGGTAAATTGGGAGGATTTGATGCGGAAAATCTTCAAGTTCAGGATGTTGGTCTGGATATCAGCTATATGGACTATGACGAGCAGATAGCAGACAACAGCATGATGGCACTCATGCATAATAAGAGTGAGTTTGAATATCAAGGGACTTGGGGACGTTGCTGGTTTGATTTGGGGACGAGTGATGCGCTCGCGATCGATGTGTTGATTAATGCATTGAGGCAACTAGCTAAGGAATATGTGGCGATTGAACAATTAATTATTGGTGGTGAAAATAAAGATTGGTCAGTAGGCCGGGACAGTCGCTCCATGTTCTATGAGGCTCATCAAAACTAA
- a CDS encoding NUDIX domain-containing protein, translating into MHPNKIRLKVLGLIRDDDKASEQSRPVRTLLAQGYDPVKQQTFYRALGGSVEFGETSYDALKREFYEELQAELINIKYLGCIENLFTFNGQPGHEIIQLYQCDFADPKFYQCDQLEFTEAEGKHTAFWLDIPKCKSGNVRIVPEGFLDYI; encoded by the coding sequence ATGCACCCTAATAAAATTCGCCTCAAGGTATTGGGTTTAATTCGGGATGATGATAAGGCTAGTGAGCAAAGCCGTCCCGTTCGTACTTTGCTTGCACAAGGTTACGACCCGGTCAAGCAACAAACGTTTTATCGGGCGTTGGGGGGTAGCGTTGAGTTTGGTGAAACCAGTTACGATGCCTTGAAACGAGAGTTCTACGAAGAACTCCAGGCTGAATTAATTAATATCAAGTATTTGGGCTGTATCGAAAATTTGTTTACCTTCAATGGTCAACCCGGTCACGAAATTATCCAATTGTATCAGTGTGATTTTGCTGACCCCAAATTTTATCAATGCGACCAACTTGAATTTACGGAAGCAGAGGGTAAACACACAGCCTTTTGGCTGGATATTCCAAAATGCAAATCCGGTAATGTGCGTATCGTCCCTGAGGGATTTTTAGACTATATATAG
- a CDS encoding N-acetyltransferase encodes MSAISSGESVMLCYASESENTTTGIREVVTAAFGQTSEANLIDTIRHSPNFIPELSIVAVEAGGVLGHILFSPIVIETQQHSVPALALAPLAVTPARQREGIGRQLVQVGLSKCRELGHQIVVVLGHSDYYPSFGFQKASQFGVQAPFSVPDEAFMVLELQPGALMGVSGIVRYPAYFDEV; translated from the coding sequence ATGTCTGCAATCTCCTCAGGAGAATCTGTTATGTTATGTTATGCCAGTGAAAGCGAAAATACTACAACAGGCATTCGCGAAGTGGTGACAGCGGCGTTCGGTCAAACTAGCGAAGCCAATCTCATAGACACTATTCGCCACTCTCCGAATTTTATCCCCGAACTCTCAATCGTGGCCGTAGAGGCAGGGGGAGTGCTAGGCCACATTCTGTTTAGCCCCATCGTTATTGAAACACAACAACACAGTGTTCCTGCCCTAGCACTGGCACCGTTAGCCGTGACTCCTGCGCGTCAGCGTGAAGGAATTGGGCGTCAATTGGTACAGGTTGGTTTATCCAAGTGCCGCGAGTTAGGGCATCAGATCGTCGTGGTTCTGGGTCACTCGGACTATTATCCGAGCTTTGGGTTCCAAAAAGCGAGTCAATTTGGCGTGCAGGCACCCTTTTCAGTTCCCGATGAGGCGTTTATGGTACTAGAACTCCAACCCGGTGCGCTAATGGGTGTGAGTGGTATTGTGCGGTATCCCGCCTATTTTGACGAAGTTTGA
- a CDS encoding glutamate-5-semialdehyde dehydrogenase yields MTASPVASLPLTAIAKATRQAARQLAVLPTEARNQAVEAIAQALEAATPEILAANAADCQAAEAEGIAKPLYNRLKLDETKLKAAIDGVRDVGKLADPVGTVQMQRELDEGLILKRITCPVGVLGIIFEARPDALIQITSLAIKSGNGVILKGGKEAIRSCETLVKAIHLGLSTTAVDAAAVQLLTTREEIRALLQLDEYVDLIIPRGSNEFVRYVQENTRIPVLGHADGICHLYIDRAAELQKAVEITVDAKTQYPAVCNAIETLLVHSAIAPTFLPLAAAALQKRHVELRGDEATCKILEIAAATEEDWSTEYNDLILSIKVVDSLDEAIAHINTYGSRHTDAIVTEDSNIADTFLDQVDSANVFHNCSTRFADGFRYGFGAEVGISTQKMPPRGPVGLEGLITYKYKVTGNGHIVAPYAGKDAKPFTHRDF; encoded by the coding sequence ATGACCGCTTCCCCTGTTGCTTCTCTTCCCCTAACTGCGATCGCTAAAGCTACCCGTCAAGCTGCACGGCAGTTGGCGGTACTCCCTACCGAGGCGAGGAATCAAGCTGTGGAAGCGATCGCGCAAGCCTTAGAAGCCGCGACTCCGGAAATTTTGGCGGCAAACGCGGCTGATTGCCAAGCCGCTGAGGCGGAGGGAATTGCTAAGCCTCTGTATAATCGGCTGAAGCTGGATGAGACGAAGCTGAAAGCGGCGATTGACGGTGTGCGCGATGTGGGGAAGTTGGCTGATCCCGTTGGTACGGTGCAAATGCAGCGGGAACTGGATGAAGGATTAATCCTGAAGCGGATTACCTGTCCCGTGGGGGTTCTGGGCATTATCTTTGAAGCACGTCCGGATGCTTTGATTCAAATTACTTCCCTCGCGATTAAATCGGGGAATGGGGTGATTCTCAAAGGGGGCAAAGAAGCGATTCGTTCTTGTGAAACCCTGGTTAAAGCGATTCATCTAGGATTATCGACAACGGCGGTAGACGCGGCGGCGGTTCAATTGCTGACAACGAGAGAAGAAATCCGCGCTTTGTTGCAATTGGATGAGTATGTGGATTTAATTATTCCCAGAGGGTCTAATGAATTTGTCAGGTATGTGCAGGAAAATACGCGCATTCCGGTTTTAGGTCATGCGGATGGAATTTGTCATTTATATATAGATAGGGCGGCGGAACTTCAGAAGGCCGTCGAGATTACGGTGGATGCGAAAACACAATATCCTGCGGTTTGTAATGCGATTGAAACGCTGCTGGTGCATTCTGCGATCGCGCCAACTTTCCTACCGTTAGCTGCGGCGGCTTTACAAAAACGTCATGTGGAATTGCGAGGGGATGAGGCAACTTGCAAAATTCTGGAGATTGCCGCCGCAACAGAAGAAGATTGGTCTACGGAGTACAACGATTTAATTTTGTCGATTAAGGTTGTAGACTCTCTGGATGAGGCGATCGCGCATATCAATACTTACGGTTCTCGGCATACGGATGCGATTGTCACCGAAGATTCAAATATTGCGGATACCTTCTTGGATCAAGTAGATTCGGCGAATGTGTTTCACAACTGTTCCACCCGTTTTGCCGATGGTTTCCGCTATGGCTTTGGTGCAGAAGTGGGAATTAGTACCCAAAAGATGCCGCCGCGTGGGCCGGTGGGGTTAGAAGGGTTGATTACTTATAAGTATAAGGTGACAGGGAATGGTCATATTGTCGCACCTTACGCGGGTAAGGATGCTAAGCCGTTCACTCATCGGGATTTTTAG
- a CDS encoding DUF4870 domain-containing protein, translating to MEFDPDKRKLLSALCHGSIFFSSVVVSVAVPIAILFVSEDPVVKDNAKEAINFHLNVWVYGAIIGALIFLTLGLLGLILGPIFFLFHWVPPIFAIIQALNNPNQAYRYPFIFHIV from the coding sequence ATGGAATTTGACCCGGACAAACGCAAGCTTTTATCAGCACTCTGTCATGGCTCCATCTTTTTTAGTTCGGTGGTTGTGTCAGTGGCGGTTCCAATTGCAATCTTGTTTGTATCCGAAGATCCAGTTGTTAAGGATAACGCCAAAGAAGCCATTAATTTCCACCTGAATGTGTGGGTTTATGGAGCGATTATTGGGGCATTAATATTTCTGACTTTGGGATTGCTGGGATTAATCCTGGGACCGATATTCTTTCTGTTCCATTGGGTACCCCCCATTTTTGCCATCATCCAAGCTCTGAACAATCCCAATCAGGCTTACCGCTATCCGTTTATCTTCCACATCGTGTAA